TGCCGATCCTCAAGTTCGGCACCGAGCAACAGAAGCAGCAGTTCCTCGCGCCGCTGGCCAGTGGCGCGATGCTCGGCGCCTTCGCTCTGACCGAGCCCCAGGCCGGCTCCGATGCCAGCAGCCTGAAAACCCGTGCGCGGCTGGACGGCGATCACTACGTACTCAATGGCAGCAAGCAGTTCATCACGTCCGGGCAGAACGCGGGTGTGGTCATCGTCTTCGCCGTCACCGACCCAGACGCCGGCAAGCGGGGGATCACGGCCTTCATCGTGCCCACCGATAGCCCTGGCTACCAGGTGGCGCGGGTCGAGGACAAGCTCGGTCAGCACGCCTCCGATACCTGCCAGATCGTCTTCGACAACGTGCGGGTGCCGGTGGCCAACCGCCTGGGCGAGGAAGGGCAGGGCTACAAGATCGCCCTGGCCAACCTCGAAGGTGGGCGCATCGGTATCGCCTCGCAGTCGGTGGGCATGGCCCGCGCAGCCTTCGAAGTGGCGCGCGACTACGCCAACGAGCGCCAGAGCTTTGGCAAAGCCTTGATCGAGCACCAGGCGGTGGCCTTCCGCCTGGCCGACATGGCCACGAAAATTGCCGTGGCGCGGCAAATGGTGCTGCATGCTGCGGCGCTGCGCGATGCCGGGCGTCCGGCCCTGGTGGAAGCCTCGATGGCCAAGCTTTTCGCCTCGGAAATGGCCGAAAAGGTCTGTTCGGATGCCTTGCAGACGCTTGGTGGTTATGGCTATCTGAGCGACTTCCCGCTGGAGCGGATCTACCGCGACGTGCGTGTCTGCCAGATCTACGAAGGCACCAGCGACATTCAGCGCATGGTCATTGCGCGCAATCTTTGAAGGAGCAGTCTGCATGGCATTTGAAACCATTCTGTTGGACATCCACGGCAAGGTCGGCCTGATCACCCTGAACCGCCCGCAGGCGCTCAATGCGCTGAACGCGCAGATCGTCGGCGAGATCAACCAGGCCCTGGACCAGCTGGAGAAAGACCCGAACATCGGTTGCGTGGTACTGACCGGTTCCGCCAAGGCCTTTGCCGCGGGCGCCGACATCAAGGAAATGGCCGACCTGCAATACCCGCAGATCTATGTCGATGACCTGTTCAGCGATGCCGATCGTGTTGCCAACCGGCGCAAGCCGATCATCGCTGCCGTGTCCGGCTTCGCCCTTGGCGGTGGCTGCGAACTGGCGATGATGTGCGACTTCATTCTCGCCGCCGATAACGCCAAGTTCGGCCAGCCCGAAATCAATCTGGGCGTGCTGCCCGGCATGGGCGGTACCCAGCGCCTGACCCGCGCCGTGGGCAAGGCCAAGGCCATGGAGCTGTGCCTGACCGGCCGCCTGATGGGCGCCGAGGAAGCCGAGCGTGCCGGCCTGGTCGCCCGCGTGGTACCGCAGGCCGAGCTGCTCGAAGAAGCCCTGAAAGTGGCGGCCACCATTGCCAGCAAATCGATCCCGGTGAGCATGATGGTCAAGGAGAGCGTCAACCGTGCGTTCGAAGTCACCCTCAGCGAGGGGGTGCGCTTCGAACGCCGGGTGTTCCATGCCGCGTTCTCCACCGAAGACCAGAAGGAAGGCATGGCCGCCTTCATCGCCAAGCGTGAGGCGCAGTTCAAGGATCGTTGAGATCCCTGGCCAGACCCTTCTGCGCGCAACCACTCAGGGTGTGAAGAAGTAAGCGTTCGCCGCGGCCCGATCGATCGGGCTGCGGTGGACCTCGACTTCACGGCCGTCAGGATTCTTGGCCAACCGACCGCGCTCGTAGCGTTGCTCGGCGGTCTTGAGATGACCTGCGGTGTAGTCGGCCTGCCGCGTGTTCATGGCGGGGTAGTGGAAGTGGGCAAACCAGTGCGCCTGGTTCTGGTGGCGTATGACGAACTCTTCCAGATAGTCGTCGCTGCGCCCTGCGACCTTGGCCAGTTTGTGGCGTGGCCCGGTCGACTCGATCACCACCTGTTCCCGCTCCAGCAGGAACTGCAGCTCACCCATCCTGGGGGCCTGCAGCAGTGCCACTCGTGCCCGCTGTGCGGTCGCCTGATCGGCCAAGGTCGATGACATGTCCTCTATCGCCTTGATGCTGATGGCTGCGTCAGCATCCGGCGTGCCTTCGTCGGTCTGGTTGTCGCGTGTCAGGCGCAACTCGATGGCGGCGCGGTGCTCGTCCAGTCGTGCGCGATGGCCAAGCAGGCTGTCCTGGATGTCGACCGGGATATAGGTGTTGGCCTTCTTGCTCTGCATCAGGGCGACTTCCTTGCGGGCACCATCGAGTAACCGGGTGCTTTGCTTGAGCAGCGTCTTCAACATCGCAGGTGCCTTGCCCGGTGACGTATTGGTCTTGTTTATCGGAGTGGGCTCGACGGCGGCCCACAGGTCGTCTTCGCGCTTGTAAGCAGCAGAGACAGAGTCGCCCTCGACCCCTGGAATGTCGACGATGTCGTTGTCATCTGTACGGGGTTGGCCAAGCAGCAGACCGTCATCGCGGGTTTCGATGAGCCCGGGCAGTTGCTCGTTCAACTGGGATATCGTGCTGCGCTCGTCGTTCCCGGGATACTCCGAGCGCTCGAAGTCGACGCTGGTGCTGATGGCGTTGACATCGCTCCTCAGGTCATTGAGCAATGGGGGCACGTTGTCCTTGCCGAAGGCGTCTGCCAGGGCACTTAGCCGAGTCCTGGCTTTGCCCAGATTCGAGGCGATGCTTTGCAGCACCCGCCGCATGACCTCATCGCTGGCGTTGGCTTGCTTGTGCAGTTGCAAGTACTGACTGATGGCCAGATCGATGTTGCGCCAGGCACGCAAGAGCCAGATACCTTCATTGTGTTCTTCGTCGAGAATCAGGCGGTCGAAGCGGTTCTCGCAGCGTATGAAGCGCCAGTGCACGATCGTCCAACTGCCCTGGTGCGGCTCGATCTGTCTCAGCATCTCGGTCACCTTGGGCAGGGCCGGACCGGCCAGTCGGCGCATCTGTCCCAGGCATTGGGTGAAGGCGGTGGCATTGTCGAAGAGCTGGTCGATCAGGCCTCCCGTATCTTCCAGGCGTTTTCGAAGAATGATGACGTCTGTGGGGGAGAGCTCGGCCAGGCGATCAATCATGCCCGTCAGGTGCGCGCGTTCGGGCTTGTAGAGGCGCAACTGCAATTCACGTATCTGCAACTGGCATTCGAGCTGATGGAACAGGGTGCCGGCGCGCTTGAGCTTGTAATCTTGCACCGGGGTTTGTGCGTTCAGCTCGTGCAGGCGCTGGATATGTTCTGCGATGAACGCCTCAAAGACTTGCAGTTTTTCCAGGCAGCCGCGAATGACGCGAGGCTCATTGGAGCCTTGCCCCAGCGTGCTGACTTTCCTGAGTTCGGGTAGTCGGGCGACGATGCTTTTCGAGTCGGTGACCAGGCGTTTGGCCAACTCCTCGGTGCTTTTCCTGATGGTGTCCTTCGATTTGGCGATCTGCTTCCTGGGAGGCATGCCACCTCTGAGGCGCAACCCAAGGTCCAGCTGCCAGCGGTCCGCTTCATCGCGCCGCAGCCACGGGCCGAGTGCGCTGCCATCGGCTGTGCCGACGATTCGAAACTGTTCGCTCACAGCATCGAGTTGCACCTTGTAGACCTTGCCTTCGATCCGACCGTACAGCTGGTCGGCATGCAAGTAGAGGCCGCGCATGGGGCCAGAGGGCACCGCGGAACCGAGGGTGTCGGCCGAAATGTCGGCCCGCAGCTCGTCGAGCGCACTGGCCTGCTTGCTGTCGAGCTTGAGCGTCGGTTGCGCCCAACCGAATTCGAGCCGTGTCTCGGTCGGGCTGGTGACCACCACCGGTGCAGGCGTCTGTGCCTGCTGCTGGCCGGGAGGCAGGGCAGCGTCCAGAGGGTGCTCCTGCTCCATACGGTCCATCGCGTGGTTGAAGATCAGAAAGGCGACATTGACCAGCAGTGCTATCCAGTCTGCGCTGCGGTCTCCCGGCTGGTTGTTCTCGTTGGCCTGCACCAGATGGGCGAACGCGGTTTCCATCTGCACCAGCCAGGCGGCTTCGGCTATGGGGCCTTCTACGAACGGCAAGACCGTGTTGAGCAACAGCCAGCCCAACTCCTCCCAGCGTTGCCAACGGGTTTCGTCGCTGCTGGCCGATCGTTCCTTGAAGTTGTGCAACGCTTCCTCGACGCAGGCCTCGTAGATGGCGCCAACCCCATCGACGACAGGGGCTTCGCGTGACAGGGTCACCGGTGCCGGCTTGCTCGATGCGACCGCCCAGTCATCTTCCAGCGGGAAGAAAAGATGCGGTTCCATGAAACCACCATGCTTGTACACCCGCCGGTCTTCTTCGGGCAGTCGATGAATGATGTCATCCTGCAGGTCGCCGCTTTCGCTGAGTGCCACCAGTAAAGCAAGGCGATCGCGAAACTCTACGATGGGCTCGTGGTGCAAGGGGCGGTAAAGCAGGCAGCT
The Pseudomonas sp. KU43P genome window above contains:
- a CDS encoding acyl-CoA dehydrogenase, translating into MLVTDEQQQIADAVREFAQERLKPFAEQWDKAHRFPKEAIEEMAGLGLFGMLVPEQYGGSDTGYVAYAMALEEIAAGDGACSTIMSVHNSVGCVPILKFGTEQQKQQFLAPLASGAMLGAFALTEPQAGSDASSLKTRARLDGDHYVLNGSKQFITSGQNAGVVIVFAVTDPDAGKRGITAFIVPTDSPGYQVARVEDKLGQHASDTCQIVFDNVRVPVANRLGEEGQGYKIALANLEGGRIGIASQSVGMARAAFEVARDYANERQSFGKALIEHQAVAFRLADMATKIAVARQMVLHAAALRDAGRPALVEASMAKLFASEMAEKVCSDALQTLGGYGYLSDFPLERIYRDVRVCQIYEGTSDIQRMVIARNL
- a CDS encoding enoyl-CoA hydratase, translated to MAFETILLDIHGKVGLITLNRPQALNALNAQIVGEINQALDQLEKDPNIGCVVLTGSAKAFAAGADIKEMADLQYPQIYVDDLFSDADRVANRRKPIIAAVSGFALGGGCELAMMCDFILAADNAKFGQPEINLGVLPGMGGTQRLTRAVGKAKAMELCLTGRLMGAEEAERAGLVARVVPQAELLEEALKVAATIASKSIPVSMMVKESVNRAFEVTLSEGVRFERRVFHAAFSTEDQKEGMAAFIAKREAQFKDR
- a CDS encoding dermonecrotic toxin domain-containing protein, with protein sequence MPAVNRLRRNTTLPCQIAQTFANRPRLFEVAASLLVEQWPAYGFDATLDPVGLQLASFGPVPGIAYVRPLYQLLAERYCLRATLNLTPGLDVVCRELRIEPEQPVPVDLVRLEALINECGPLLLDSFNAALVDFWCAADRSGETPWSWLSNHLQERLRSAVAEAAAKHELPAAQAALKALAEEPANYDDQLKLCAEHGIMLQTVATNFSADWQLDPNLASAVLIERQDAPGRPPFTLLFTPGGRLLSFPSRTRLLGAISEHWPAIIAKSPPAVKLATPERQVFQAQAANLLQQQLEGIEIAATGFHTQGSAQQLADALDRLSSLAHLCSMDDLAGHGNLIDQLPSWMRDGDPKALIVYSSMLTDVARSSTDADGKTWLSGVPSAQAFASERLSALIRRDHPTSTLDPAAVRVINHQTTATAIPTGGQLVSEGTTQAVTFSLTQLAIANLGLLKPGRVTLETTDGQPIPTWLDTSALRALIDEADIGATYPKKLKALLLDDAQQSNERQRLLADQLRSQLPTQLMTRYLQHGHPSLLAIIAVEQLFAALPDEHDHWVMRPLGLLRTMDAFPDHPRNAWLIENDTLPGQSCLLYRPLHHEPIVEFRDRLALLVALSESGDLQDDIIHRLPEEDRRVYKHGGFMEPHLFFPLEDDWAVASSKPAPVTLSREAPVVDGVGAIYEACVEEALHNFKERSASSDETRWQRWEELGWLLLNTVLPFVEGPIAEAAWLVQMETAFAHLVQANENNQPGDRSADWIALLVNVAFLIFNHAMDRMEQEHPLDAALPPGQQQAQTPAPVVVTSPTETRLEFGWAQPTLKLDSKQASALDELRADISADTLGSAVPSGPMRGLYLHADQLYGRIEGKVYKVQLDAVSEQFRIVGTADGSALGPWLRRDEADRWQLDLGLRLRGGMPPRKQIAKSKDTIRKSTEELAKRLVTDSKSIVARLPELRKVSTLGQGSNEPRVIRGCLEKLQVFEAFIAEHIQRLHELNAQTPVQDYKLKRAGTLFHQLECQLQIRELQLRLYKPERAHLTGMIDRLAELSPTDVIILRKRLEDTGGLIDQLFDNATAFTQCLGQMRRLAGPALPKVTEMLRQIEPHQGSWTIVHWRFIRCENRFDRLILDEEHNEGIWLLRAWRNIDLAISQYLQLHKQANASDEVMRRVLQSIASNLGKARTRLSALADAFGKDNVPPLLNDLRSDVNAISTSVDFERSEYPGNDERSTISQLNEQLPGLIETRDDGLLLGQPRTDDNDIVDIPGVEGDSVSAAYKREDDLWAAVEPTPINKTNTSPGKAPAMLKTLLKQSTRLLDGARKEVALMQSKKANTYIPVDIQDSLLGHRARLDEHRAAIELRLTRDNQTDEGTPDADAAISIKAIEDMSSTLADQATAQRARVALLQAPRMGELQFLLEREQVVIESTGPRHKLAKVAGRSDDYLEEFVIRHQNQAHWFAHFHYPAMNTRQADYTAGHLKTAEQRYERGRLAKNPDGREVEVHRSPIDRAAANAYFFTP